A region of the Culex quinquefasciatus strain JHB chromosome 1, VPISU_Cqui_1.0_pri_paternal, whole genome shotgun sequence genome:
agtccgtatccatacctacaactttgccgaagacaccaaatcgatcaaaaattccttcaaaagatacagatttttgaattttcatacatcatttttgtatggacagctgccaaatttgtatggaaaattatatggacaaactaatgatgcaaaatggcttctttgggcataccgaaggcaccaaaaaagtttcagtcggattaaaaaatataaaaattaaaattgaagaaaaaagaccgatttcgtagagaattgctcttttattTTATCATCGTCGTGTtacccggacaattttacataataatcaatgtagaccccaaactaaaatgaattattggcaagatacagcgattttactgaaaaaagtttgattttacgcagcactcggaagtacctggtgtacttttcaacaaaaagggatgaatcccgcatagttcgttttttatatgtgagaaacttatttcggatttgaattcataggacagagtgcagcgcaaaatcaaagtttttttttcagtaaaatcgctgtatctcgccaatatttcattttagtttgagatcTACActgaatattatttaaaattgtctgaggaacacgatggtgataaaataaaacaaataaaaatataaggaattgttcaaaactgaatttttaatatttaaaacgttgaaatattaTATTAGTGGCAaattaagggttaaaatggaattcattggacaattttctataaaatgcaatctgtagaaagtcttttgctcaagtaTTTGCATagctatgattaaaaaaaaaagttttttggaaaatcgtcaaaaaagagggcgatgtcaaatagagggatggtccaatcagcaccaaatttgggatttctgttaactatcaatagatgaacgttccctccaagtttggtccaaatcggtgatggtcgagtccaaaagtgtactcagttgacctggattgacccaaattgaaatgaataaataatcactatatgcaaaatgcttctacaaacatcacaaagaaaaccattttttgattgaaacaatctgaatcaagatttgaatgttttttttttttctaaaacaaacatggctgcCAAATGGCCGATTGGGGATGATGCCTTCCAAAGCCTCaagttttgacaatttgttGATTAAAATGAAGTAAGGCCTTAAACAACTAAGTTCTGGACTTTTGGAACTGTGATATTTGTCTAAATGATGAAACGCGTATTATTTTGATCAAACGTTACACTCGGCCGGAATTTCGTTTTTTCACCGCCGTCAATTGCCCATCCCACCCTAAAAACGTGACATGGGTTTACGATTTTCCGCAATGAACGGCGAACCTTCGCGAGAAGATGATTCATCAATCGCGCTGCGTTCGTCATAGCTTGCCATGGCAGTGTACTGCTCCTCCAGCGAGGTGGTGTGTTCATTCCGTTCATGTTCGCGCGTGTGTGTGACTTTCTCATTGACGGCGCGCGAATGAATTTTTCAAAGAGGTGGTAAGGAGGAGGGTCTAAGGGGAGGGGAGGGAAAATTTTCCCTTTATGTGGCTCGCCGCGCCATGACTTGCACAAGTTTGGTTGAAACGTGTTCGTGCTTGTTGTGTTTTGGTTGGCGGGTTTTTCTTTTTCCTCTTTTGTTTGATGGAAATGAGacaaaaattgtgggtttttttTCGAGAGGTGACGCAAATGCTGGAGATTTGACATTTCACCGAGTTGCACAATAGAGAGAGGGAGGAAGCCAACATTTTTGTGCAGAAAACTTTTCGCTGCACAGCCTCCTTGGATGCAGTGAAGTAGTGGGCAGCACAGCAGTCGTACAGCTTCATTGACGTCAGTGGGAAATTCCAGGCTACTAGGATAATGGTATCAGCGCGCACTCACACACAacgaaagcaacaaaaaaaacatgctgTAAATAGAGAAATTTCCTGGAAATCAGGCCCCGAGGGCGGTCTTCCTGGAACTGGCCCCGGTCATAAAGTTGttgaacaaaaacaacaacgtgTCAGTGGAATTTCCCCGTTTTTATAGTCCTGAGAGCAGCAAGTGGAGGACGGTACCCATAGAAACCACCGCCGGCCCAATTGACGTCATTCGCCTTGAATGATGCAATTCGGAGAAAATAAGCGTCGTTCGATGGgcgatttgtttgtttgtccacACACCGGAATGCTTCCGCCTACTAGGATTGGAGATTGTAGATCACTCTGTGGGCACGAGCCACTTCCACAATCGCGGTATCATGCCACAGTCACTCGCGGTGTGCCACGCTGATGGACAAAATCCCCACACATCATGTTATTTCCCGCAATGATTCATGGTTTCGGGCGAATTTTGTGTGAATCACACACTCTCACTGTTTGCTGGAACTTCTGAACTGACTAACATTGTTGATTCACGCGCGCAAAGTAGGCTGTGTGTCACCCACCACATCCCGGATTACTGTTGACCACGGTTGCGAAATGGAGCCTACTGCGATAGCACGGGAACTCTTCACCGTGGCACTAAGTTGGCACCAAATCAGCATTTGCAGCATTTTTTTGCGTTGACCGGGTGCCCGGAAGCCAGTGATTTATCTCCCTGTCGACAAGAAGTGTCCAGAATGAAGGTAGCATCCGGTGAAAGAAACTTGCCTCGACAGATAAGATAAACCAACGCCTTTGGGACCCACtactgtttttttctttctggtGTTGACGGAAGAACTTGAACTTGAAATCCAGCACTAATTACACACTTTCGACGACGACCGCCCGGAGAGCAGCAGCACACGTCTGCACCGGTTCTAGGACATTGTAAGACTCAGCTCCGGCCAGTGCTAGATGCTTGCCTATATAGATGGCTCCGCGGGACAACATGTGCATTCATGAATGGATTGTGGCCCGCGTGCGCGTTGGTGTGTGGGTTAGGGAATGTTTTTTGCTTTGCTGAGTTAAGGTACGTCATCGTACCGGTAATAGGTTGCGTGACTGTGTGAATGAACCACACTCAGCTGGTTGGTTTTggaagtgttgccagtttgGCGGGGAATTCCGGAATGCTGGAAGCTTCCGGAATGACTTGCGTTCAAGATTTCGTCACATCAACGCCTACTCGGATATACTTCTTCATCAAATCCATGACATCCTAAGATGAGCTTCAacgacattgatttttttaccaaaaaacagGCAACTCTTCCCAAATCTCACACAACCAAACCAAGACTTGGTTCATTCACCAAGACGCGACTCCCCCTGAGTCTGTATTGGTAGATTGTTTTCATTCCAAAGCATGACGCGCGGTTAGAAAAGTAGAATGCAACACCGATTTTCCTCGGATGTCGGCGCGTCAGCAATGTGTGTGGGAAGTCTCCCATACATGTGCGACTCAGTGATGATGATTCCccttagaaaataaaaaaaaaacgctggaGGGAAACCGTTTTCGATCGTTACAAATCGGGCAAACTTGTTGGATCATGTGCGCGACAAACCAATGAGTAATCGGGGGTTGTTTTGGAGAAATGTTTGCGAAGCCGGATGGGATGAGAATCGTTGGGGAAACTATTAAAGCTATATAATGAGTTGGGCTGAGTTGATCAAAATTATAACGAACGAGTGTTATCAGTGCGGGGTTTGAGAACGGCGAACGGCATTCTTAGGAAAAGGTTTCAACGGGGAAAACATTGTTCACACTGCATCGTTATTGTGAAATTTGATATGCACGCAAAGGAGAGTTGTCGCGAAAGTTACAAATAGTTCGCTAAAAATCCCTTGAAAAATTACTAGTTTGACAGTTCTGACCAATTCCTTAAAATGTTTAATCTAGCAAAGAAACTAGTTAATGTTACTAATTTACTTGTTggttacaaaaatataaaaatattttttttttacaaaattgaaaaaaaaaattggaaaaaactaaattggaaaaaaattacaaaatttaaaaaaaattacataattgacaaaattggctaaattgacaaaattgacaaaattgacaaaattgacaaaattgacaaaattgtcaaaattgtcaaaattgtcaaaattgtcaaaattgtcaaaattgtcaaaatggtcaaaattgtcaaaattgacaaaattgacaaaattgacaaaattgacaaaattgaccaaattgacaaaattgacaaaattgacaaaattgataaaattgaacaaaatgacaaaattgacaaaattgacaaaattgacaaaattgacaaaattgacaaaattgaccaaattgaccaaattgaccaaattgaccaaattgataaaattgacaaaattgacaacgtttacaaatttgagaaaattgacaaaatttacaaaatttacaaaatttacaaaatttacaaaatttacaaaatttacaaaatttataaaatttacaaaaattacaaaatttacaaaatttacaaatttgagaaaattgtcagaatttacaaaatttacaaaatttacaaaatttacaaaatttactaaatttactaaatttactaaatttactaaatttacaaaatttacaaaatttacaaaatttacaaaatttacaaaatttacaaaatttacaaaatttacaaaatttacaaaatttacaaaatttacaaaatttacaaaatttacaaaatttacaaaatttacaaaatttacaaaatttacaaaatttacaaaatttacaaaatttacaaaatttacaaaatttacaaaatttacaaaatttacaaaatttacaaaatttacaaaatttacaaaatttacaaattttacaaaatttacaaaatttacaaaatttacaaaatttacaaaatttacaaaattttcaaaattttcaaaattttcaaaattgacaaaattgacaaaatttaccaaatttaccaaattgaccaaatttaccaaattgaccaaattgacaaaattgacaacgttgacaaaatttacaaaaatgacaaaattgacaaaaatgacaacattgaaaaaaatgataaaattgacaaaattgacaaaatttatcaaattgacaaaattgacaaaattgataaaaattgacaaaattgacaaaatggccaaaattacctaaatgaccaaaatgaccaaaatgactaaaatgaccaaaattaccaaatttaccaaaatgaccgaaatggctaaaatgaccaaaatggtcaaaattacctaaatgaccaaaatgaccaaaatgaccgaaatgaccgaaatgaccaaaatgacctaaatgaccaaaatgaccgaaatgaccaaattgactaaatgaccaatatgcccaaaatgacctaaatgactaaaatgactaaaatgactaaaatgaccaaaatgactaaaatgactaaaatgactaaaatgactaaaatgactaaaatgactaaaatgactaaaatgactaaaatgactaaaatgactaaaatgaccataatgaccaaaatgaccaaaatgaccaaaatgactaaaatgactaaaatgaccaaaatgaccaaaatgaccaaaatgacctaaatgaccaaaaaggtcaaaattaccaaaatgaccgaaatgaccaaaatgacctaaatgaccaaaatgaccaaaaagaccaaaatgatcaaaattaccaaaatggccaaaattaccaaaatgaccaaaatgacctaaatgaccaaaaaggtcaaaattaccaaaatggccaaaattaccaaaatgacctaaatgaccaaaatgaccaaaatgacctaaatgaccaaaattaccaaaatgaccgaaatgaccaaaatgggcaaaattaccaaaatgacctaaatgaccaaaatgaccgaactgaccaaaattaccaaaattaccaaaatgaccaaaatgactaaaatgaccaaaatgacctaaatgacctaaatgaccaaaatgaccaaaagggcctaaatgaccaaaatgaactaaatgaccaaattgaccaaaatgactaaaatgaccaaaatgaccaaaatgactaaaatgaccaaaatgaccaaaatgaccaaaatgatcaaaatgaccaaattgaccaaaatgaccaaaatggccaaaatgacctaaagaccaaaatgactaaaatgaccaaaatgaccaaaataactaaaatgaccaaaatcaccaaaatgaccaaaatgactaaaatgacaaatattaccaaaatgaccaaaattaccaaaattacctaaaTGGCTCAAATGacctaaattaccaaaattacaaaaaacggCTTAAATGACTTGAATGACCTAaacgaccaaaattacaaaaaaagacataatttaccaaaaaagacaaaaaaataatgaaaaatataaaataatagtaaatttaattttagtaaagcaaaatttcagggattttctgaaataataatttttaaaatttgtaaggaGTTTCGAACTTCGTCTGATTTACAGTAACAACAAGTGAAAATTAACTAGTGACTAAACAAACCTCCAGCCACAAAGCTGTGTGCAGTGTTTTAGTCGGTATCGCAAATGATTCATAGCTGGGAATTACTGGCCAATTTAGAACGTACACTTGCTTTTGTGATATCTCGCTCCCGATTGTGTGTGGCGGCGTATACATAATTGAGCAATAAGACGATGCTGTTGCGTGGTTTTAACGCTGACGTGGTCCGAGTTACGAACGTTCCATGCCCGTATTGGGGGTTGTGGTTTCCGGCCCAAGCTAGAGGACATCAAAAACACTTATCGTTTAAACTTTATTGactcattttcttaaaaaaaaaaaactaaatcccgctcaaaaataaaacagaacGCATTGGGCGGCCATGTACCCGGTGACCAGCAGGCAGGCCGCGAAGCTCAGGAACCGGGCCGGTTGGGGCACCGGGTAGAACGCGTACACGACGCTGTGGCAGATCCGGGCCAGGGCCGCCAGCCGGATCAGGTTGGCCGCAATCAGCGGGTGTGGACCGGTTAGCAGGTACAGAAAGGCCACCAAACAGAACGGCAGCACGTTCTCCAAATCGTTGCGATGGGCTCTGTAGAAGGGGGAGAGACTCGTAAGCGTGTGAAGAAATGAATTGTTTCTGTGGAAAATTACCGGCGAACACGTTCCACGTCGGGATCGTTAAACTTGGGCTCCAACTTGTGTTTGGACTTTTGGTTGAGTTGAGCGATGTCTTCTGGGTTGATGAAAGCCTgaaatgttttgatgaaattctTGTTAGAGAGACATCCAAGTTGGCGGGATTTGGTCATGTCATCGCAGTAGGCTCATGCGGTGATTGATGATCTGATCTAAACATTCGAAGAGGTCACTTGCTAACAACAAGTGATAATTGTGACGTAACTTAAGCCCTACTCTCTTAATTAGCAACTATCTACCAAGAAGACGCCTAAGTCAGGGAGAAAGATCGAACGTTGCGTGCGGGGAGAAGACAAATCGGTAATAAGTCGAAAAGTAGAGCTCCGGTTTGTGCACCGTCATGATGAATTTTGGATAACATTTTTGCCCCCAAGAAACGCGCTGTCCAAGatgaataaacataaaattgaaCCGCGTGGTGGATGAATCGATCATCGAATGCACAGAGCCTGCTACGATCAAGTGTGTGCGTAGatcaacaccaccaccaccatcaaagTAGGCGACGACCTCAACACATTCACTCCAGCTAGATTTAGGAGCAAGTGTGTGCTCGCAGGTGCGTCTGTGGTGGGTGTCCGTCTAGCCTACTTTGATAACCGGACTCCCCCAAAAATGGGTTGGGCTTTGAATTCGAATGAGATGGCGAATTTTGACAGGTGATGGGGCGATTTTTGAGAGGGGCGAGAATTTGGCAACGTTTCGCTTATCTTGGGACGTGCATGCGGTAGGACGGTCCGTTATCAAATGATAAAGGGTTATTTTTGaaaccaaaaaatcaatttgttaaCACTAAACAAtctaaacttgaaaattttgaacagAATTCTTCAACTCTAcatgatgaaaataaaaacgtttTGGAAATTTCTACACAACCtttgcaattttattttcttcatatctagagtttttttttttaaaaaaaaggtccaataaacaaaattttcaattcattttgggtgtttttacaACCGCCTTGaaaactcaaaaagcaaaaaaatgtaaattttgtttattgaactgccgttctacgcataattgtcccatgttcaaaaaagtgcaactgagaaaaacgcgattgaaaattttcgaccgatttctgtgtttctacgcataactgTCCCGGGGATCccaattcgccctatgtgtccctaatcccccaattagcagtttatcatccttatttgtgatttttttgctatacaacaggtaaacaagacataatcctaagtaaaactaatgattccgtgtaagaaaatacttggtgggacaattatgcgtagaagttcaacgatgggacaaacagacttggtgttgttttcaatgattttctgaacaaagtactagattttatgtgtttttctgaaagtatacgtaaaattaagcttaaaaatgataataagtcagaatcgtcaaaaaatgacatgggacaattatgcgtccAATTACGGCAGTGAACctcttaaaaaaatctcgagaTATCAACATAAACATTTCGAAATATCCTAACTTTTACGAACGACACTGTAACTCCATCGAaagacttgcatgcaagtagaCTCACAAATTTCGTTACACTTTTCGCTTGCCAGAAACACATTGCTCACtggaataaatcaaataaactgcTAGTGCTGCACTTTTTAAGTATATTTTCCCAAGTCGTAAAACGCACTCACCTTTTTCTTAAATCGCATCCGCGATGTCTGCAGGGCCACGGCAAACATTTTAAGGACCAGCACGGTGCTCCAGAAGGCGTACTTTCGGAATAGATCCGGATCGAGGTTGTCgaaaattttggtcattttttttgctgacttggaaatacaaattttaacacTTGAATTTGGAATGCTTTGCGGTCAGTGGTTCGGTTGGGACTGAGGTCTGATTTGGGTGGATTTGCTgaagtcgtttttttttcggggtgaaagAAGTCTTTACGGTTGAGGGCATTTTGCGGCCAAGTTTGGTTTTAGGCATTTATTAAACTTGAACTTTTTGTCGGTATAAAGAAAGTGGGAAGGAGGAAGTGAAACGAAGCGTTCTgtgttaaataaatatttattttctttatgtaTAACATTCAAAATTAAGCGAAGTTACCgttgaatttttgctttttaatatttttgttgttatGAAACATATGCATAACTAGACCTCAATCTAGCTTAAGTACTAAAAAATATCGACAGAGCAACAATTAAACTCTTTTAgaattaatttataaattccGATTGATTTAAACGGAAAATCAGTTGGACCTACACCcacaattcagagtcgagagaatcgttccctcaattTTTTCTTAAGAGCTCAGTGCACCCTTACCAAATTcttgattttctgagttcaatatcccacttttcatacgatttttggagaaacataaaaaacggttatatgggttgaactgaaaaaatcgtatgaaaagtgggatattgaactcagaaaatcatgatttttggtaagggtgtgccAAGATAGATttcacaccatcaaaacaaatgtgttcatttctttaattgaaacaataagtctccaacaagtgtcattcAGCGACTTCTGACCACTCCTTGGTTACCAAGCTTTGGTGACCGAGGCAGTTAAGTGATTGGGTTAGGATGTCGAAGGTCTCTGGGTCGATTCCggccatttttttgtttttttttgttttgacggatgaacttttttttgtgaatgaacctcgagggaatggtaccactattctctcggctCGAGGCCACTATTCTCTTTGGCGAGCACTGCCCAATTTTTGGTGGAATGATAAAAAATAGAGAAAttttaatatctttttttttaaatcattttattaGTAACACAAATAATTTCGACGGAAAGTAAGGTTTGCTAGTCAAAATTACgctagaaaataacaaaaatacggCAATGGAATTATCTGAAGTTAGTAAAAAAGTTCAGATAGTAGGAAACTAGCTGGACAAAATGTAAAATCCTATAAAAAATCCTAGCAAAAATAACGGGTTTAGCTGAGAAAACAGAACAGACAGAGAAAACAGAAGACAGAACGTGTCAAACTAGTCTAAAGACAAGAAAAATagaaatagagcaattccagctcaaatcgggaatttttctggtacttttgtatccgaccctctccgatttcaatgaaactttttagacatgttatcctaggcctatataagccatttttgtgtatatggagccgatagtactcgaaaataacattaacAACattaaaatacactgaaacaaaaatacacgccaattttatgagaattttaaatttttaagtctaaaagtaaaattttaagttgATGTCTCGATttcttttcgttcaaaatttttgtgaaaatagcctaaaatatgacaaaaagactcacgaaaaatgcagaatggtatgtctctcctaaaaaaatacaaaaatcattttacaaaactgtttttttgaaaagtggtctaaacgtcaaaattttcaaaaacctatagtgagaatcgattccccagacaattttacataaaagtctccatattgaccattttcctaagtccaatccttgtgaagatacagcggtttaaaaaataaaaatgttgaaaaaataggttttttggtggtttttggcaatttttatttgccagacatgatttttcagtctcttaaatatttttaccggaacgcttgactcgttttaatatttacataagcttatttactatccaggtttttaccacactgaaaaaaaaaaatctattttcagttatgagcaatatgtaataaagcttatatctgtaagccaatACATCCAAtagaaaagctgtcaaaggcaaacttatgggaaattggacgagttttccggtgaaaatattttcgagactgtcatttagaaattgcaaaaaaccatcaaaaaacctattttttctacatttttatttttaaaaccgctacttcaatcgattctcactatccgtttttgaaaattttgacgtttagac
Encoded here:
- the LOC6045738 gene encoding microsomal glutathione S-transferase 1 produces the protein MTKIFDNLDPDLFRKYAFWSTVLVLKMFAVALQTSRMRFKKKAFINPEDIAQLNQKSKHKLEPKFNDPDVERVRRAHRNDLENVLPFCLVAFLYLLTGPHPLIAANLIRLAALARICHSVVYAFYPVPQPARFLSFAACLLVTGYMAAQCVLFYF